Part of the Xenopus tropicalis strain Nigerian chromosome 3, UCB_Xtro_10.0, whole genome shotgun sequence genome, TGTCGTAATATAGAACCTGCGCTGCTAACTAAACTTGGTTCTGAAAAGGTAGAGGATTTCTAAAAACAAATGGTATACCCTTTTATGGCAGTGTTTCTATTGTATCCCTTGttatttttccagaaaattaCTCTTCAGCATGCCAAAAACCTACATGACCTGTGCATTAAGTAGAGAACAGTAGGGAGTCACAGAAATATGCACTTTGAAGGGACTTTGGGAGACATTCTTATTGGGTTTGTGTTTTTAATTTTCTTAATAAAAgcttttaatgttaaaaaaaacttgtgaCATTGTCTGGTTTGACTTGGCAAGGTCCGATATTccaaataaattgtttttattggcAAGGTGCCTCATGGTTCAATTGTGTCTAATAGTGTCAACACTTTCGTCCAACTGAGAACATTCTTTATTTACAGCAAATTTATATGAGGACAAAAAAAGGTTTCAAACATCTGTAAAAAGAGAACTTATCTATATATGTAACAGGAAAACTAGACTCTTTTCCATACTTGTGCATTATCAAATATCATTTCTTTTTAGTCttcagtttatttaaaaatattaaaaactttttacatacagatttacatacagtTTTTCAATATAAAAGTTTGCTGAAAATACAGTATTTAGTAGCCAGTGTGTGCATATCCTAGATAACATTTGCATAATTAATGTATGTTAtttaaaatagagatggagaAGGTAAGAGGAGTTAAGAGAATCCACAATcatgtaaatagttaaaaaaaaatgaagcaagacaCTTACTAACAGAGGGAGGTCAGTTGGTtgataaaaagaaaaagcagAGATGCTGTActtttggggtgaagacacacagagctactagtagcagctactcgtaacagctactaaaacagacaattctaaacatttactgataatagtctctatgtgtgttttagcagaggcaattctcagtattgcccatggcagggtattttctggagtagccatgaaaaagtagctgctactagtagctctgtgtgtcttcacccttactttcatttgaagcagcgtagattCATGGTGGGGGTTcatggttcttcatggtgaggacAGTAAGGTTTGAAATGCTCTTTTGGGTGATATTGTGTTGGCTGATTTTATTTatggcctaagggctctggcacacggggagattagtcgcctgtgacaaaactctgttcgcaggcgactaatctccccgtattgccatcccactggcgaaaatgtaaatcgccggtgggatggcatacgtggcagcgtgatttcactgaaatcacgcaagtttcctctcgaggcaacttgcgctattttacctaaatcgcagcgccgcgtatgccatcccaccggcgatttacattttcgccggtgggatgtaatctgtggagattagtcgcccgagacacgggagatttgtcgtgggcgactaatctccccgtctgccagagcccttaagaatgAAGACATgtggagcaactagtagcagctacttgttgtggctactaaaatagacaatgctgatcatttactgataattgtctctacgtgtgttttagcagaggtgttTTCTGGAGCCGtgagaaagtagctgctactaagagtGGCAccagagtggcttggatgatttcttgatcGAGTGATCTTAAGACCCAAAGTTAGTATAGTtactggtatatacagtatattttaaatatgtgtgtatatatttaagtCTGTATAAGTGTATATATCTGCACTGGGGTTTTCAACGCAACGTAACTATGAAACACATATGTATCACAGACTGACCGCAGTAAGTTTTGCCTCCATAGCCCTTATGGTTTTGTATTGGTCTCTTGTGGTTTCTCCATGTCCAAGAGGTGACTGATGCAGTTATAAAATGAATACTAAAGTACTAATATCCAACTAGATATCCACAAGCCAGATGGTGCTCTCCATGGGATATTTATGGagctaaaaaatattatattggaTTTGCCCTTCACATAAACAAATTACAATGCACTGTTAAACATCAGGAATACATAAAAAGGGAGCCTCACATACTGTTTTAATTCATTCTTTCTTTCTGGAACCCAGAGACAGACAGGATTAGTGAGAAGACACAATGCATATTACAAAAATGTTACATAAAAGAACTATACTGTAGCTATATTTAAATTTTGATTGGTATTTTATGTGTGCTTTAGCAtagtttatgtattatttttctaaaatatataaattgaagacgtgtattttttttctaatgtttgTAGGCACTGCCTGAACTGAAAGTATGTATTTTTGTTTGCTGTTTATTTAGAACATCCCATTATGATTAACGTACTATTGCTTCTTTGGACTGtgcattgttctgctgataatcTCCTGAGTAGTCCTGTTAAAGGAGACCCTCACTTCCTGACTGACACTTCCCAGCTGTACTGCAGTTTACCAGGCCCACAAGGTCCACCTGGAGTTCCAGGGCATCCGGGATCTCCTGGAACTATAGGTAGAATGGGGTTTCCAGGAAAAGATGGGAAAGatggaaaagatggagacaaaggagagaaaggagatGAAGGTAAAGCAAGTAAATATGGTTGTTATTAAGCTTGCCCATTGATTGTATTTCATGGGTAAGTTATTGGATGAACAATAAAGAACtacttttgtatatatttgtaagtTTAATTTTTTAGGCAGCAATTCAAAGTAGAATGTCATGGTCTGGTTCCAGCACACCCAGGCTCTCCAGAAGATTGAAtgcccggtgctcactgctggagggatcggcaccctccaaaatcCAATATAACAGcaaaaaagcaataaatatttaaagggcttgttcccttgtttgtagctctgagtgccacttGCTTTTTTGCTGTTATAATGGTCTGGAAATAAGAATTACTTACAGAACACCCACTTTCCATTAGAAAGCATATGGGTAATTCAAAACTGGTGTAATTTATATAACAGTTTTAATGAGAATAGAATGTTTCTGGAGGgaattttttattcttaatggGACATGATTCCTAGAGCAGATCAAAAAGCTGTACATGTAACAAAGAACATGTAAGGAAGCACACACAAATAAAGCAAATGGTCTGGAGTTGCTTGACCTATGACTATGCTGAGTCTTAGCACAAAATCACTATCGTGCATAATTAAGAGAAGGGGAAATTGAACTATAACTCTACTATATATGAAACAACACTCCAAAGACCTTATAACCACTAAGGGTATCATTAATTAATAAAGTAAGAAGAACAAGATAACCCTTTTCTTGTGGTGAAAAGGGATATCTtgttctcacttttttttttttaatttttgaaatttttattgggttttatgtaCAATCCAAACAGGCAATAGACATAGTCGAGCATTGGTTCAAGGATAATGAGAAAAAGCATAGTGAACATCACATAAAGTGGTTTGACGATGCTATCTATTATACATAATACTTAAAGCATTAAATTGTATTAGGGAAGAGACTGTCCGTTGTTGTGTATTGCTTATGGCTGTTGGATTGAGTTAAGGTAaccggggaagggaggggggaaagggggtaTCAGACAGAAGGAGCGTCAGGTGTAGAATAGTCGTGGGTCCATCTCTTATACTAGCTTCAATTACACAGGCCTATGGAATCTATATGCTGCCATTTATTACTCCTGTTGCCTTTGAATCGGTCAGCAGAGCAAACACTCCATTAGTTGTTAATTTGGATGATTTGTTGGGTTTGATATTTTCGTTTCCAAGAAGGCTCGCCAGGGTCTCCAAGTAGCCCAATGAGTTTGTTTGGCTTTATATGAGTCCGTATGTGTTTCCTCAAATTTGCGGATGTCCTCCATTTCTTGGGTCCATTCCTCATCTTGTtctcactttaaaggagaaggaaaggtaaaaactaagtaagcttaatcagcaaggttttgtaaatacagccataagcacttacagaaatgctgcactaattcctctatcaaaagaaacacaggatttcttgtctccttttttgtaagcatgttcttaggtatctgacttcctctctcagaaaaatccttcattcctggggccagagtctgtgcagttctctccactctcctgatcccccctcccacaagaatgctaagaactccctcccccctcccttaggtatgtgttatctgagctaccAACCACTAGAGCAAGCAGGAAGcgacttaaaatggcagctgctgtcttaaacaaacagagggagcttctaggactctttactcaggtatggtaatgctttctgcagaataaatatagcgttctaggtggaattaatgtggcaaatctattggcagcaaaatgccaaaatgacaaaatgactatccttctcctttaaaaccactaTGATGTGCATGCACGTTTCTTAAACATTTTCCATATAGCCAGTATATTTAGGTATATTTAAGTGCCTGTCTGATTTTCTTTATGATTTTCTTCTATAAGTTGATCTTCAGTAAATCATCTGCCAGCTTTAAAGCTCTCCTCCTTTTCCCTAGGCCACTGCAGGAGTTTACAGGTAGACTATCCAGTCAGAGCTCTGTATGTTCTTGAACATTGGCTACTGCTGGGAGCCCACTTAACTATCTTGGATCCTGTATGTGTGAAATAAAGGAGCCCTCCTGGCTTACTAGACCCCTGGAGGCTAATACCTTGTACATTTATAGCTCCTCTAACCTTTATGCAGACATAGATGAAGAGGATGGAGATGGAAAGGAAAGGGGGTTAAGAAGTTGTGAGACAAATGGAAAGTAGATCAGAAAGTGTAGATGAGTTGAATAATAAAGGATACCAAAATGGGGAGGGAAAACAAAAAGTCAAGAATTAAAAGATCAAGGGAGATGTAAAAACAGAGCAGGAAAGAAAGAACAGACAAGAGAGCAATAGTAAGAGCGAATTGGATTCAACTGGTCTTACAATTAAtgcatattttttcaaagtttgatTGTCATTTGTAAACAATTGTTCTGCCAGTGCAAGCACTTATATTACTTTTTTCCCACAGCTCCACAAGGTAGAACTGGAAATGCAGGAAAACCAGGATATAAAGGAAAACAAGGAGCCATTGGAAAAGCTGGCCCTAGGGGAGCAAAGGGAATTCGTGGAGATCAAGGAAAGGCTGGGGAGTCTGGAACACTAGGATTTAAGGGAAAGAAAGGAGATACTGGCATGCCAGGACCATGTAGGTGTGGCTCGAAAAAAGCCAAATCAGCCTTTTCTGTTGCAGTAACAAAAAGTTACCCGAAGGAAAGATTGCCTATTAAATTTGACAAGGTCCTTATGAACGAAGGTGGCCATTATAATGTTTCCAGTGGGAAATATGTCTGTGACATACCTGGAATTTATTTTTTCACTTATGATATTACATTGGCCAACAAACACTTAGCTATTGGACTGGTGCACAATGGACAATACAGGATTAAGACGTTTGATGCCAATACTGGAAACCATGATATTGCATCAGGATCCACAATTATTCCACTTAAACGTGGAGATGAAGTATGGCTTCAGATATTCTACTCTGAACAGAATGGACTCTTTTATGACCCGTATTGGACAGATAGTCTATTTACTGGTTTCCTTATTTACCCAGATCAAGAATATGTTGATGATCGAAGGAGTAAAGGTGAAAGCAGCGTAAAGGAAGCATCAGATGTCAGCTGAAAAAAGATGCCTTGTCTGGCAGAACTGCTTCTATGTGTTTAAGGCCCCAGATAGTATCCTGCAACCTGAATATAATGAAATAATGATTAAGGTACTCTATAGTATAATGAGGCCCATTCAGTTTTCTCATAGGTTTGTGCTCAACACAATGAGTTAAACATGCTGGattagttttatagtatctctctgttaAAGATATCAAAAAAGCCTAGGCAGGCATCTCTGCAATATGAAGAGTTTCATTATGCCTCTGCTTAGCAAGTCATGTTCCGCTTGGCCGGCAAGGCCATAATTCTGGCTTTTGGTTTGAAGATCGAAACTTTACCAAAATAACATTGTTAACTTTCCAAGTGTGAAGAACTACATAGCCCATGTGATTAATGGTTGGAGAACATATTGACTCACCCTGACTAAGCTttacattttcataataataatagctatTGCCAGTAATCTAAGGCTGCATTTATCTATAAATGTTTTAGAATATAGCATTTTTATACCATTGGTTGTAACTGGACACCTTTGCAATTCATTCTCAGTTTTAAATAGTAACAAATACAATAATTATTACAAGCTCAGTTTTTATAATAGTCATctcttaagggggcatttaccaaACCGCAACCTTTTTTGAGCCGGGCTTTTTGTGGCATAAatctgaaaaagtcacagaaaaaagcacaacttattaagtgacaaaaaaaacccccaacaaCTCCAAAAATACTACAGCTAAAACCTATCGATTGAACATAGGTACCCGAGCTggagcagttttctgctaacatggGCACtggccggggtatcaggtaagtgattgcaattggggggggggggggtggctaaccagtgattgtaccttttcttctcctttaaaaataaaaataaactcatGTTTTAGTTAATCCCATTAGGGTAATGTCACATGACGTGTTTTCTTCAACAGAAGAGAGAAAACACCGGTACAACTCACTATTGTTCTGTGTGCGAAGTGACAGACACAAGCCATTCAAGTCAGATACTAGGGTGGTAGTGGGGCAAACACAACTTAATATACTTTACACATTCTTCAGTTTGACATGCAGACAAATTCCCAATGGACCAGTGATCCTAACGAACAGAAGGGGGAGCTTATGTAATGATGTTTTCAGTCTTCTACCACACATTGATTTGTACTAGTAGGTTAAAGGAACACATCTGGATTGGACTGCAGTTTGGCCTAATAAGTGGCAGATGAATTTACATAACATAGCAAGCTTGTGCAACTACAGACCTGGCCTTACCCACCCAGTAACATTGCTATTTGATTAGTTTATAAGGCCCCTTAGTGAAAGAGTGGGATATGTGGGCACAATCCAGCACATTTTAGTTTGGTCAGTGGCACCAAAGTTGCAGCACATTAAAACATTAGTCTTGCTGAATATATTGGGCCAGGCATTtaggtataaatgtatttaaaaaattggGATTGAAATTGAACATACCCTTAAGGCAAATAAGTCTAGTAAGTATAGCCATCTTCCAATGCAACACGAATAATGCAACCTGTGTGTGCATAGGATTATGTTATTGTCACTCACAAAATTATACAGCTACTATATGATCCACTAGTTCTGTAGTTGCTGTTTGTGGCCTTTATACACTAGCTCAGAAAACACAGGGGCCATGCTTTCAGCTTTGTTGAATACAGATGTGTCTTTGGTTGTTAAAAAGTTAGATTGTGCTCCGCTAAACTACTTTTCTGGGCTAACACAGCCCACAGTGAAATGTGGGAATCCTGATATTTTTCATTCGTTGACACCAATCACCTCCCTCACCTGAAAGTGGAACGAGAGCAGCCCACAAGTAAAGAAAATCAACAGCGCTCTATATATCTGCAAGTGCTGCAGTCAGCCTGGATTAGTTTCAGATATCAGATGTAAAAGTTACttgtaaaatcatttaaacagtttCAGATGATGCCGATGTTGCGGAAAGGTACATGTTATAAATAAAGGTtagtaataaatgttattaataaatatgaTTCTCTTTTCCCTTAAGCTAGACAGAAATCTTGGAAGTTCAGATGTTGAAGTTGGAGATGTTTCACTAGTTCTGTTGTCAGAGGAATGTTGGAAGTTGTATTTCTGCAACATATGGTTGCCATTCCCTCTAGTACTGAGGCCCCAATTACCCTAAAAACATGATCACCACAGCCTGCTAACAGTATTGCATATTTAAAGAACACTGTATTGCTTAAAAttgaacattttaataaaacccaagtaaaacaaaaatgtgaatatattaaAGAATAAAAGACTTGAAAATATACTGCAAAATGAAGACACCATTGTTCATGCTGGAAAGTTTTTCTTGATATcgtaaacatattttaaaatactgTTTTGAAAAGCAAATGTCTAATTCTCGTGCTTCAGAGTGGAGTTCGTGCTATCCCCGGATCCTTGATTTGTTCTAAGCAGCGCTGCCTCTGGCAAGTTTCTTGCTTCAGCTATCAAGCGTTTCACTCCGACCATCCACTGGCTGACTTCATTAACATGATCAACCATCAGGGACCTATGGATTTCATCTGCAGAATCCCAGTTCTGTCCCTGAAGTTCTAGAATAAAAAGACAGAATATACATATTTTTCAACATCTGTGTATGGCAGTATATATTACTCTAAGgtaggggtgtcaaactcaatcacataagggggccgaaatctaaaacacaggctaagtcgcgggccaaattttttattaaatatacttagtaaggtactaaggggtatatttatcacaatgtgtaaaaagtggagtaagacattaccggtgatgttgctcatagcagccaatagatgctttgctgatattgaaatctgattactgattggatgccttgggcaacattactggtaatgcttcactccactttttacacagcatgattaatataccccttagtctaaggcatatatgtcaaacataTGTAAAACAACAGTAGCAaatattggctgctatgagcaacatcaccggtaatgtcttactccactttttacacattgtgataaatataacccttatATCtcactaagtatattaataaaaaatttggcctgtgttttagatttcggcccccttatgtgattgagtttgacacccctgctctaaggggtatatttatcatactgtgtgtgaagtaaaacattactggtgatgttgctttggttttctaactgttgaaatctaattgctaattggctgcactgggcaacatcaccggtaatgcttcactcaactttttacacagcatgataaatatacccctaaaagtTTACTGCTTCAGAACACAGACCTATGttcaccccatgaatacagtgtagTCATGTAGGTGCTCCGCCCTCTTGCCCCCCGACTTGCACATCAGGAAGCACCAGCATATGCAGGCCGCATCGTAGTCCTGCACTTCCCTATAAGGTAATGAGGTGCAGATCTCAGCCAGACCCTGGACAGAAGAGCTCTCTAAATGagcagcttaaaggggttgttcccctttaaattaacatttagtatgttgtagatgCTGATATTCTAATTTGCAAttgcttttaattttttatggctttttggttatttagctatttgttcatcGGCtgaccagtttggaatttcagcagctatctggttgctagggtattgtctaccttagcaaccaggcagtggtctaaatgagagactggaagatgaatagaagagggactgataAGCAataaatagtttttggctgctggggtcagtgacccacatctGACAGCTTGAAAGAGACAAAAGAAGagggtaaataattcaaaaaatgataaaagataaatgaagaccaactgcaaagctactagtaataggacattctataacacactaaggggctgatttacttacccacgaacgggtcgaatggagtccgattgcgtttttttcgtaatgatcggtactttgcgattttttcgtattttttcggattctttacgaatttttcggatccaatatgatttttgcgtaaaaacgcgagttttcctatccattacgaaagttgcgtaaaaagttgcgcattttgcgtagcgttaaaacttacgcgaaaaatgcgcaacttttcgcgtaagttttaacgctacgaaaaatgcgcaactttttacgcaactttcgtaatggatacgaaaaactcgcgtttttacgcaaaaatcgtattggtaacgaaaaattcgtacagaatccgaaaaaatcgcaaaacatacgaaaaagtcgcaaaatgttcgttttcaagtcggaacttttccaattcgggtcggattcgtgggttagtaaatcagcccctaaaagttaacataatggtgaaccaccccttaaccATGCTGTTTCAGTAGAGCATTGCAAACTGCATGAATCAGTCAGTAAGAGTTcgtaaataataacaaataaattgCAAGAAATAACTAATACATACTATTTGTCAGACTACTacagttccatttttttttacaagagtggtcagttactatgtatgtttttttttttttacaagagtgGTCAGTTACTATGTAAGGTTTTCTTGTATTTACCTCTTGCAAGTACACTCATTCTCTTGCGCACAGATGCCGATAGTTTGCCACTGTTCCACATGTCTTCAAGCATAGTCAGTCGCCTACTGATTTCATTGAAAACTTGTTTCTGGGTGAAAAAGATACAAGAAATATGTTTGCCTGTAATTAGTATTAATTCTAAGATTTAATCTTCCTAtggacttctcctttaaagtgacatAATAATTTCAGTTGTTTCTACTGAAGTTTGCTCTGTAGAGGGGAATACACATGTTGGTGCATTGTCATGATACCTCACTGTATAGAGTATCAAAAAATTTAGAAACTCTATTATGGAAAGTTCCATTCATGCCCTTCATAACTTCAGACCATAGTCCTTTGTGAGCTAGACCACACCCCTTCTGGATTCTTGttaacaaattgcaaaacaatatAAGGCCAATATAAGTAATTGGAACAGCAGCAAATGAAGCCTCAGATATGGAACTTCACTTCCTTGTGGCTGGTTCATGAGCACTATTAATTCTCAATCCATGCCCATGGTTGGGCAGTAAGGTCAAAACCAATGGCAGCTTAGGAAACTCCTATACAAATGTTAAAAGCAGGAGTGAGTTGGAATTCAAACATGTATGCTAATTTAGATATGTATTAAATGTGCAGATTAGATGATcgatttcagtttttttaaagtaatCCAGTGTTCCCTCATGACTGCTCAGAGATTTTTGTGTGAAGTCACCTTTGTGACCATTTATAAATAAACTGTACAACTCTCTCATACAAAAGCACCTCTTGCCTCACTGGACAACATAAAGCATCCAACTTCCAGTGGCAGATTAATGCTTTTTTGCATTCTGCTTTAGTAGGGCTGTTAAAAACTTTTTCCACAAAACATGACATCTGACTGCAGTTCTTGAGCGAGTATCAGCTTCATAGACAGCAGTTACCGTGACTGAATCCCTGCAGATTTCCAAGGTTTGTTGGAGTGGGGATAAAACGTCCTTTATGCAAACGTCGCACTCCGGTTCTGTTTCTTTGCAAGTCTTCCTTATTGCGTCTGATCTAGGAGGTAGAACGCCTATTCCTAAGGGTGGAGCTCCAACTGTGCTTGGAGGACACACTGGCAGCATATTTGGTGGAGTGGAAGATGGAAGGGACTGTGAAACTGGAgctaaaacaaaaacagaaagagGCCTCCAACATTTCAGTCATTATGGAAACAGACAATAAGATAACTAGGGTCTGCTCATGCTACTGTGCCTGTCATTTTCTGGGAGGTACTTAATTCACAAATGGTTGCATTAGAAACATTAGTTTTGTCTGGAGAACTTAAGTGCCAAGGTCACCAACTTGATTAGCTTGATTCTGGTAAAGTCAAAAGGAAAGATTTGGGCCCTGGTAATTGGTAAAAAGCATCAACTTTTAAATGAAGCATTCGTCTGAATAAGTAGACTACTCACTTTAACATATAAAGCTAAAGGAAACTCATGTACTTAAGTTGAGATTCCTACAGTGGCCAGCCCTCCAAACCTCAACATTGCACAGCTCCCTAACAGCCCTGTTGCCAAAAACACAGCAGGGTTAGTGGGTGCTACCTTGtgccttttagggtgaagacacacagagctactattagcacctacttgttgtggctactaaaatagacaatgctgatcatttactgataattgtctctatgtggttttagcagaggcaattctcagtactgtctatggcagggtattttctggagttaggTAGCCAAGATAAAGTaactgttactagtagctcccaGCTAATAATCTTCTCGGGTGAA contains:
- the c1qtnf2 gene encoding complement C1q tumor necrosis factor-related protein 2 isoform X1; amino-acid sequence: MFSGQEHPIMINVLLLLWTVHCSADNLLSSPVKGDPHFLTDTSQLYCSLPGPQGPPGVPGHPGSPGTIGRMGFPGKDGKDGKDGDKGEKGDEAPQGRTGNAGKPGYKGKQGAIGKAGPRGAKGIRGDQGKAGESGTLGFKGKKGDTGMPGPCRCGSKKAKSAFSVAVTKSYPKERLPIKFDKVLMNEGGHYNVSSGKYVCDIPGIYFFTYDITLANKHLAIGLVHNGQYRIKTFDANTGNHDIASGSTIIPLKRGDEVWLQIFYSEQNGLFYDPYWTDSLFTGFLIYPDQEYVDDRRSKGESSVKEASDVS
- the c1qtnf2 gene encoding complement C1q tumor necrosis factor-related protein 2 isoform X2 translates to MINVLLLLWTVHCSADNLLSSPVKGDPHFLTDTSQLYCSLPGPQGPPGVPGHPGSPGTIGRMGFPGKDGKDGKDGDKGEKGDEAPQGRTGNAGKPGYKGKQGAIGKAGPRGAKGIRGDQGKAGESGTLGFKGKKGDTGMPGPCRCGSKKAKSAFSVAVTKSYPKERLPIKFDKVLMNEGGHYNVSSGKYVCDIPGIYFFTYDITLANKHLAIGLVHNGQYRIKTFDANTGNHDIASGSTIIPLKRGDEVWLQIFYSEQNGLFYDPYWTDSLFTGFLIYPDQEYVDDRRSKGESSVKEASDVS
- the sra1 gene encoding steroid receptor RNA activator 1, producing the protein MAELYVKPGNQERGWNDPPQFSYGLQTQSGAGKRTLLNKRVPAQLQGPVPAPVSQSLPSSTPPNMLPVCPPSTVGAPPLGIGVLPPRSDAIRKTCKETEPECDVCIKDVLSPLQQTLEICRDSVTKQVFNEISRRLTMLEDMWNSGKLSASVRKRMSVLARELQGQNWDSADEIHRSLMVDHVNEVSQWMVGVKRLIAEARNLPEAALLRTNQGSGDSTNSTLKHEN